One region of Eleutherodactylus coqui strain aEleCoq1 chromosome 5, aEleCoq1.hap1, whole genome shotgun sequence genomic DNA includes:
- the C5H18orf54 gene encoding lung adenoma susceptibility protein 2 — MARASSPDSSISISSLLASCSLRSSDRGDDTRPAASIQYKDRLYDSASKALEDYIVDYEAASTGKITIRLSAGLTSPTRRARSSVRHKQSRSWSRYVARDPDLLSLTTDDLLIFPPDGSLPFTQASEQKRRKKLRKPYGFSTPIDALTSPLTSVSHRGRSLSALDLQDHRLRFQDLQRRKGKGHLDHLLQEMERENDSRLHNSMNSPLYKSYPRWLTSQKSELGVSGITSVPDVQYPVWLRDHGLLDDLDNCIARTVHKDGPIAKISNRPSSSTLLDRSQMRGCRAVNANNFTDSRRHLTWSDLDIMEHLHTPVKNHPVQKSEQTGGAACRDLSPQLPHNNQSPQTEDILEAERSWENVPYTYKSPVHVLCEDEKSEGLEAVKSNLMEDLLKDCVQKENTTNSFSGGNHHGPVEALKHMLFNLQAFQQNFSHEASSEHLKVFQKISTEAESELQKVDQEIFPVNKSLQKALHHLSRLKELVGDCSLKKREDCKQDPQT, encoded by the exons ATGGCCAGAGCCAGCTCTCCGGATTCCTCAATCTCCATTTCGTCGCTCCTGGCCAGCTGCAGCCTGAGGAGTAGTGATCGTGGTGATGACACCCGACCCGCAGCTTCCATACAGTACAAGGATAGACTGTACGACTCCGCGTCTAAAGCCCTGGAGGATTACATTGTGGACTATGAGGCGGCCAGCACAGGAAAGATCACCATCCGTCTGTCCGCAGGGCTGACGTCTCCTACCAGAAGAG CACGTTCCTCGGTTCGGCACAAACAGTCCCGGAGCTGGAGCAGATATGTTGCCCGTGACCCCGACCTGCTCAGCCTGACTACAGACGATCTCCTGATCTTTCCTCCGGATGGGTCGCTGCCCTTCACTCAAGCTTCTGAGCAGAAACGTAGGAAAAAGCTGAGAAAACCATATGGATTTTCTACACCAATAGACGCTCTGACTTCCCCCTTAACGTCCGTATCGCACAGAGGTAGAAGCCTCTCCGCCCTGGATCTCCAGGACCACAGACTCCGCTTCCAGGATCTTCAGAGGCGTAAGGGAAAAGGTCACCTAGACCATTTATTGCAGGAAATGGAGAGAGAAAATGATTCCCGACTTCACAATAGCATGAATTCTCCGCTGTATAAGAGCTACCCGCGCTGGCTGACTAGTCAGAAGTCTGAACTGGGGGTGTCTGGTATCACCAGTGTCCCAGATGTCCAATATCCAGTCTGGTTAAGGGACCACGGACTTCTGGATGACCTAGACAACTGCATTGCAAGGACTGTTCATAAAGATGGTCCCATTGCAAAAATATCTAATCGCCCGTCCAGTTCCACATTGTTGGACCGCTCACAAATGCGAGGGTGCAGAGCGGTTAATGCCAACAACTTCACGGACAGTAGAAGGCATCTTACCTGGTCTGATTTGGATATCATGGAGCATTTACATACACCAGTGAAAA ATCATCCTGTGCAAAAGTCAGAACAAACAGGCGGCGCAGCATGCAGAGACTTGTCACCGCAGCTCCCACATAATAACCAAAGCCCCCAAACGGAAGACATCCTGGAGGCAGAGCGGTCCTGGGAAAATGTCCCATATACATA CAAGtctcctgtccatgtcctgtgcgAAGATGAGAAAAGCGAGGGGCTCGAGGCTGTTAAATCCAATCTCATGGAAGATCTCCTTAAAGACTGTGTCCAGAAGGAGAATACA aCAAATTCTTTTTCTGGGGGGAATCACCATGGTCCTGTAGAGGCTCTGAAGCACATGCTCTTCAATTTGCAAGCCTTCCAACAAAATTTCAGCCATGAAGCCAGCTCTGAGCATCTGAAAGTGTTCCAGAAA ATTTCTACCGAAGCGGAATCTGAACTTCAGAAGGTGGATCAAGAGATTTTTCCAGTGAATAAGTCACTACAAAA GGCTCTGCATCATTTGTCCCGGCTCAAGGAGCTTGTAGGAGACTGTAGtctgaagaaaagagaagactGTAAGCAAGACCCCCAGACGTAG